From the Pocillopora verrucosa isolate sample1 chromosome 11, ASM3666991v2, whole genome shotgun sequence genome, the window AacattagggaccttaagcagtcaggacggcaacgccaatgaagacttcgattaaaaaaatgaatttctgcctttaattagaatttaaaaaatggctgcatgtgtttactgtctcaacttcagcatagcgtataaaagaagcgttgagttccaaatggaaattaagataatttgccgtcgcggtttcggttcgcagacgacacaaattgtggtgatttcacgttgttgttttgcacaggacggctaagaaatgtataaagttttaaaacgcaagtgctgagctattgttctgccaattagatctttcgTTTTTCCATGTCCGCGTTgtcgtcgccgtcgtggtttgcttaagaTCCCTAATAACAAAAGGTCAGCGGACCACAGCACCGGGAGCTGCCTTCCCTACTCTCTGCATTGCGTGAGTCCTTTAACGGCCCCTGCTAACCAGTGCAGAAAAAATGCAAGAGACGGGGTATACAGTTTATTGTCCATATCTGAGAAGATTATATAATGTCTAACTATTTGTGGATATTCGAGGATATCATAATAAAGGTGGCACATTCTCCTCAATTgttttaagaccctgagtgttgatTCGGTCTGAGGCTTGAAACCCTCGACTTCCCGCTTGGTACTCCAGCGCTAACAACATGAACTAACCAACCTCAGTCTTCTTCTTTAATGAGTTTGGCACAGAGGACCAATACTTGGCTGGTTTAACCATATCCTACATGAAATGAAAGACATTAGTTGAAGGATGTGCCTATTGATgaattgtaaatgaaaaatcAGTCTACATTTCACATTGGAAACTGCAAGCCATCTTTACACCTTCGAGCGGTGCACTTATTTAAGTTTACAATTGCTTTCACAGACGAATTCCTCTTTCACTGTTAGACGGAAGCTACCCATGACTAACATAAATCATGTAACAGTGAGGTATGTTATTTTACTGAATAAGCAGTGCAATGAAGAGGCTGTTTTTGCTGCAAGCTCGAACATGTTTTGCACAATTGcgttgattaattaattaaaccaTAACGGGTGTGATATTAAAAGCTATAACTGTAGACCAGTAATAATCCTGGATAATAAAAGTGCGCTCCATGGAGCattgatatttttgtaataaaatcCACCCTAAAACAAAACCTACAAACATCCATTGGTGGCTTGACTCTCAGTTCTGATTGATGTGCACTCTGATTTATTTAGAGTAACTCATTTCATTCAATAAAATGGCTGCAATTTAACAACATATCTAACCACAGCATCCAGGCCGAAGGAAGTTTAGATACCCGCATGAGATCAAGGACGTGTGTGTTTGTAAGTCCAAAATGGCGTCATATCAAAAGTGATACCCGCGCGATATCATAAAACCGGTGAGACCGAAAAACGACATGAATAGAATGCATTCTCCTACTTTGCACTCATATATGAATCATTGAGCTCTTGTGTTGTTGTTTCAGCCCCAATGACGACTCTTTCTTTGTACTTCATGCCAAGGAATATGATACCATATTTGAATGTCGCATGCTTCCTGAAGCTCTAAACAGATTAGCTGTTGTGTATCAACTGGAGAGAAACTCTGAGCTGCAACTTAATGTGTCTGACAAGTAAGACTAGTCTGTTCAATCTTTTACAAGTTTACTTGATATTCCTCAATaggtcattttacagttgtgaaCTTAGTTCCCatgcctttgatttggagtgaggctaaAGTTGACCACGTTGTGATAAAAACCAGTATCTGGTTAAGCTTAGTTGGCATGATAACAAAgtcatttgcatttgaaaagcagcaagatTTGTATCAGAAGAAGGCCACCCTTAGCcgcactcctgttcaaaggcttggcaaccaagcacgcaactgtaaaatggactatagGGACCTTAGGAAAACCCCAACgacgacggcaacgaggacacGGTAAAACAAGAGATCCAATGTGCAGAATAATACCTCAGCACGTGCATTTTAAAACCTTGTGCATTTCTTAGttgtcctctgcaaaacaacttcGTGAAATCACCAAACTTTGCATAGTCTGAGAGCAGAAACCTCGACGGCAAATTATCTAAGGTTCCATTTAGGACTCAACGCTGCTCACACACGTTATGCTAAAGTTatgcggtcgtccgattttgtcaatcactcgtatcattacagaccgaattgaactCCACTCGGTATCCTCAGTATTTTCGTCCTGACTGTGAAGGTCCCTATTGTTTATTACGAGGCATACCAAACACCTCTTTATCTGTAGGAATGACGCAGTATTCTGCTTAATAACATGTATTAtgtttaccctttaactcccatgagtgaccaagacagaatttctccttacaatatcaatacaacattaaccagataagtgatgagaataaagaaaaatatcaattcggGGACAATTAggtgatccaatactaaattctctgaattaacattatAACAATTACATGGTTGACGGTAAGGAGAATGAAACagttgatctgggagttaaagggttaattattcTCAAATAGTTGATCTGGACGCATGATAACGATCAACTTCTTTGACTACATTCAATTGGATTGCTTCAGAAAAAAACATGTAACTGAGGATTAAAAAGGAGTCAACGAAACAAGTCAACAAAAATACGTGTGTTCTCTGTGAGAATATCTACGAATCTACGTTATCCGAgctcaatatatatatatatatatatatatatacatctAGGCGCCGATCAAAACAATCGAAGAAAATTAAGCTAATAGATCATTGCATTGACGAAACAGTACTACTTGTTTTGCAGGGTTGATTTTCACATAAAAGGAGGAGAtgtccgccatgtttgtttcttAGAAAAAGGCGAATCGAAATTAAAAACGTCACCGTCTAAAAAGACGTTTACTGTTGCTGCTGATGTAGGTATGAATGAAGTCGTGGATTTTTCATTTATAACCTTCAAATAAGTTCGAAAGAAACTAAAATTCAATGTTCCAGTATAAGATCATTCATCGCATTCTATCCTCGAAAAGCCTGTTATATAAGATGAAAAAAGTTGACTCTCCAATTCGTCCTCTATTCCCCTCTGAGATGCATACTATCTCACTATCTAACACTTGCTTAGAAAATGCACGCAAGCTAAATCTTTCTCGTTACTATTTAGCCATAAACCATTTTGATTATTATAGCAAAATGTTATCTATTCGTCAACGCCAACGCTAAAAACAAATAGGTTGCCCAGTTGACACCACTCCCAATAACCTGAAGTTATTTGACTAGCAAAGCTTGACCACTTATGGTACATTCCATGCATTCAACTATTCAAACATTTCGTGTGAAAACACAGATAGTCAATTATAATTCATTTCAGTCATGTTACCCCTTTAGTGTGAACTGAGTTTCCGAATCAAATTCAACAGGTTCTTCAGTTGAAGATGTCGAAATTCCTGGAGTGCAAACTGAGAAAATTCCAAGCATTAGTATGTCCGTTGACAAAGTCGAGCGGAAACTGAGTTCCACATATGGTGTCAATGTCCCAGATCCCAGCGCTTTCTCAGCTGTGGCTAAAGCAATATTCGGTCCGTCAGGGGGAAGCGTGAAATGCAAAGAAGTACTTGTAGACCTTCCAGAAGGCTCCTTGACATCAGAAACTAAAGAAGTTTGTATTCAGCTGTGCAGAGACAAAAAGCAAGTTGCCCCACTTAGCGACGCGGAAAAGATTATCAGCCATGTGGTGGAACTCAGCCCCCTTGGAAAGCCATTGTGTATGTTTGCTGAGCTTTGTCTACCTATTGAAGAGAACGTTGAGGCGAGCCATGCACAGTTTCTTCGTTGGACCCCAACACAATCAGGAGAGAAAGCTAACTGGAGTGACGTCTTTGTTTGTGACAAGAAACACCGCTCTGATGAGAGTCAAATCGCTCTTGAATTTAGCGAGGGCAAGGCAAGGGTGTTCACTAAacattttggaatatttggCATAATTGCTACCGAGGAACCCAAAGCACACCAAACAAGTATAAAAGATGATGTACCTTCCACGAGCACCAATCATCAAAGAGAGGATGATACACCTACATTGCTTCAACGAATAGGAAACATGTTTAAGAGAGGCGACACGCAAACACATGTTTCTGACACTGAGGATAGCTGTGCAACATCTCCATCAGCTGATCCAGCTGTGACCCCGCCTCCTGTGTCCCCTGTATCCTCTATCCCACCTCCAAACCCAGGCCCCTCCGCCCCAGCTCCGCCCAATCCGGACCCTCCCTCCTCTGGCTCAGCGccacctcctcctccccctccccctccccctcctaaACCTTCTTCAGTCTCGGCTCCATCTTCTAAAACTTCAAAGGGAGATAAATCACTGGCTACTCAGTTGGCAACACGCAAGAAAAAGATGGATCGTTGACAATGTAAGGCAAAACTTTTATGTAAAGATTTGAACAGGAGTTGAAAAATGTATTCCTTTTCACCGGAAATCAAGCTTCAAAATCTCATCTGGAATAATCTGCTCTTCGTATCAAAGATGAATAAAATCTTTCCTTCTCACAACCTTATTTCTAAaaagttatatatttttaactcgaataacgaaaataattttcaaactgtgTAGGGAAACTATTTCATAAAGGGGAACTCTTTACCAGCGCAAGTGGGTGATCTTTCCAGCGAAGAGGCGCGAGGGAGGAAATTTTGACCGAGAACTGGTTTAAAAACTATTCATGTTTGGCAAAGTAAACACTTTCCAGTCAGAGAGCAGTTTCCTGTCCATAAACAAATGCTTCTGAAACACGTTCATGAGGGACATGTTTTCGCAAAAGAATAGAATTTCGGTGGGCAGAAAGGAAATAAGGCCAAACGAGAGGGTAGCAGCGTCTATATGGATTTATAAAGGACTAATGCCTTTTAAGGTAAAACTGAATGAACGCGCGTCTAACGTAACGCGAAATATGAAACGACTTTTGCAAAACATTCGAACCAATCTAATCCACGTTGATgctgatttaaaataatttgaccTCTGGCCTTTGTCAAAAGTTCGATGACGTGTTCAAAGGATTGTTAGTTAACAGTTATTCCATGAGCgcgcgttggatatgagatggtaaatagCCAACTCGTTGGCTGTAACTAGTTTCGTATCCAACAAGTGCgaataaattaattgttttatcaAACTTCATTAAATCCTGAACGTTTGCAGCTTTTTTTAGCTCCGCAACAATTGGTGCAATGCATTCCCATTTAAGTTGACTCGGAATATGACCTGTTAACCGGAGTTggatgaaccaatcagaacactgGAAATGCAATATTCGGAGTTAAAAATTTAAGTATTTTATCCTTAGATAACTTGAAATCTAGAAACATGATTTCACACAATGCAGACCATACCATTCGTTTATTGTGCTTACGCTACCTTATCAAAGCAATTTGTTCAGATCTTTCCTGATCTTGTTCAAACCATTCTTCCTTTTCATTCCTAAACTTTTGACCCACTAGTTTGATAAAACCAGATATTCCTTGAGAAAGAAGACTTCCCCTCCTTGCTTCACCTTCATCATGATTCTGATGACTATCTATTTTTGACGGTTCTCGAgaaataatacaaaataaacCAAACGTATTTGTAGTTACTTTGACTTGTTTAGTATTAACAATCTGCAGTATTACGGTGGGTCCggcaaattttccttttaaagttCCTGGAAACACGTCCTTCCATTGTGCCCCTTCACCGACTTGAGTTGGTGACCATCGTAGCAGCAATTCCTGATCTGCACACATATCATCATAAAGAGGAAGGCACAATTTTGCGGGAGCTCTCAATGGATCTTTGTTTGGTCCTAAGGCCACAAGCTCACTTATGAAGTGTTCTCCAGTTTTCAGGGGTGCAAATTCCTCTTTGCAATTGCAGATATGGAGGCAAACTTCTTTTGTGGCTGTTGTTAATGATCGCTCCGAAAGTTCAAGCCATATTCCTTTGCAGTGTACCCCGCCTCCTGATGGTCCAAATATCGTTTTCATTAATATTGTAAAAGATccagaatttga encodes:
- the LOC131794397 gene encoding uncharacterized protein, whose translation is MLPEALNRLAVVYQLERNSELQLNVSDKVDFHIKGGDVRHVCFLEKGESKLKTSPSKKTFTVAADVGSSVEDVEIPGVQTEKIPSISMSVDKVERKLSSTYGVNVPDPSAFSAVAKAIFGPSGGSVKCKEVLVDLPEGSLTSETKEVCIQLCRDKKQVAPLSDAEKIISHVVELSPLGKPLCMFAELCLPIEENVEASHAQFLRWTPTQSGEKANWSDVFVCDKKHRSDESQIALEFSEGKARVFTKHFGIFGIIATEEPKAHQTSIKDDVPSTSTNHQREDDTPTLLQRIGNMFKRGDTQTHVSDTEDSCATSPSADPAVTPPPVSPVSSIPPPNPGPSAPAPPNPDPPSSGSAPPPPPPPPPPPKPSSVSAPSSKTSKGDKSLATQLATRKKKMDR
- the LOC131794435 gene encoding uncharacterized protein; amino-acid sequence: MACSPHYVRCIKTSEQKTPLAWNQQRVINQIRYLGLKESIVIRKTGFAIRRNFECILRRFGIIAPETKHGWSGDRAEACRFILKAAGFDSGKWIIGKTKLFLKEPDALHDLENIKNKRINEACVAIQSNYRRHSLKKQYNEKKQAAVLIQRRYRAYRLKVASEFRRNSFASGMEWKPQNWDILAEMFQSTNEFKNERKSNSGSFTILMKTIFGPSGGGVHCKGIWLELSERSLTTATKEVCLHICNCKEEFAPLKTGEHFISELVALGPNKDPLRAPAKLCLPLYDDMCADQELLLRWSPTQVGEGAQWKDVFPGTLKGKFAGPTVILQIVNTKQVKVTTNTFGLFCIISREPSKIDSHQNHDEGEARRGSLLSQGISGFIKLVGQKFRNEKEEWFEQDQERSEQIALIR